CTCAACGACAACTCTCAGGAATGTAGCACTCTGCAGCATCTCCTTCGGAAGGAAAGCCTTCCCGAGAAACATTAATAACGGTATCGATGATGGTCGGGACATGATCGGAGGACCCGACGGACAGATGGAACCCCTCGAGTGGGCCAAGTTCGTCATCAGGAACAAGGCGGAGGATGATTATTCCGCGGCATTGTCCATTTTATCCTCCAAAGCAGACCAGGGCATCTCCGATGCGGAGTTCTATCTGGGACTCGTCTATGCACGCGGTCAGGGCATCGCAAGGGACTTCACCCTCGCCCGCAAGTGGCTCCAGAGAGCGGCGGACAAGGAGAACATGAACGCCGCCTACTTCCTCGCCAAGATTTACATCCGCGGCTACGGTATCGAGGCCGATCCTGCCAAGGCAGCAGCCCTCTTCGAGAGGTGTGCGGAGGACGGAGATATCAGAGCAATGTATGAGCTGGGTCTTCTGTACATGGACGGCAACGGGGTCGACAGGGACCTCGGCAAGACATTCACCCTCATGCTCGATTCCGCCAACGGCGGGCACAAAGAAGCACAGTTCGTCCTCGGACAGCTGTACAAGACCGGCGCAGGTACCGACCAGGACTCCCGCGAAGCCGTGAAATGGCTTTCTACCGCAGCAATACACGGACACAAGGGAGCTCAGATTCTCCTCGGCGACATGTATGCAACAGGCGACTCCGTGGATAAGGATGTCGATGAGGCGAACCGCTGGTACGACATGGCTGACGGCAAGATTTCGAACTGAACCAAAACCAACGATCCGGCACGTCTGGGTCGTTGGTTTTCTTTTACCAAATCTATTTGCTAAAATGCATTTAGCAAAAATATATAAACCAAGAACGCATCATATACTTGCAGGCAGGAAACACATCCTCCACATCCAATCCGGTTCCCTGTTTGCGTTTGACCATAGGTCAGAGGGGATGGGACCCTCACCTATGATCTATTTTTTGGAAAAGAGTCTGAGTCTGAACAGGCCCATCAGTTGTCAGAAAACCGGTAAATCCTGATAAAAACGGGACAGGAATCAGGGGCCGAAGCCCCTGTAAGAATTTTCAGTGAAGACCGATGATCTTACCGTCGTCGGTAAGGTCGATGTTCATGGCTGCGGGGACCTTTCCGAGTCCGGGCATCAGCATGATGGAACCGCAGACGGGGACGATGAATCCTGCTCCTGCGGAGAGATTGACCTCCCTGACCTGAAGCTTCCATCCCTTGGGTGCGGCCCTGAGTGCAGCGTTGTCGGAAATGGAGTACTGGGTCTTCGCGATGCAGACAGGCAGCTTACCGTATCCCTGCTCCTCGAGGGTCTTGATGGACTTCTCTGCGAGGTCGGAGTAGACGACGTCGTCGGCACCGTAGATCTTGGTGGCTACCGCTTTGATCTTGTCCTTGACGGAACAGTCGTCGGGGTAGCAGAACTTGAAGTCGGTCTTGGTGGTGTCGCAGATCTTTACGACCTTCTCGGCAAGCTCCACGGCTCCCTTTCCTCCCTCGAGGAATCCGTCGTTCTGAGCGACCTCCACACCGAGTTTCTCGCAGTGCTTGCGGATCATGTCCATGTGGGCGGGGTCGTCGAATGCGAAGTGGTTGATGGACACGATGACGGGTGCTCCGTAGGACCTCATGTTCTCGATGTGCTTGTCGAGGTTGGCGAATCCGCGCTCGAGTGCCTCGGTGGTGAGGGTGGCTGGGTCTTTGACATCCGCGCCTCCGTGGTGCATGAGGGCCCTGACGGTTGCCACGATCACGACGCAGTCGGGCCTGATGTCGGACTGCCTGCAGACGATATCCATGAACTTCTCGGCTCCGAGATCGGCGGCGAAACCTCCCTCGGTGACCGCATAGTCTCCGAATTTGACGGCGGCCTTGGTGGCGATGATGGAGTTGTTTCCGTGGGCGATGTTGGCGAAGGGGAATCCGTGAATGAAAACGGGCTGTCCCTCGAGGGTCTGTACGAGGTTGGGCATGAGAGCCTCCCTGAGGATGACCATCATGGAACCGACGCAGCCGAGCTGTCCGGCGGTGACGGGCTGGTTGTCGTAGGTGTATGCGACGACAATCCTCTCGAGCCTCTTCCTCAGGTCTGCGTAGTCCTTGGCGAGTGCGAGGATGGCGGAGATCTCGGATGCGGAGGTGATGAGGTATCCGCTCTCGTGGGGGACTCCTCCGCTGAGCTTGGTGTCTCCGAGACCGACGATGATCTTCCTGAGCTCGCGGCAGTTCATGTCGACGGTCTTCTTCCATACGATCCTGGTGGGGTCGATGTTTAGGGGGTTGTCCCTGACGAGGTTGTTCTCGAGGACTGCGGAAAGCAGGTTGTGGGCGGCTGCCACGGCGTGGATGTCCCCGGTGAACTCGAGGTCGATCTTCCACATGGGGTAGACCTGAACGTTTCCTCCTCCGGTGGCTCCTCCCTTCACTCCGAAGGTGGGCCCCATGGAAGGCTCCCTGAGGGCTCCGACGACGTTCTTTCCGATGGCGGAGAGACCCTGGATAAGACTGATGGTGGTGACGGTCTTTCCCTCTCCTGCGGGAGTGGGGGTGACGGCGGTCACGAGGATGAGTTTTCCGTCCTTCTTATCCTTGCCTACACGGTCAAGGACGTCGAGAGGGACTTTGGCGACATACTTTCCGAAGGGCTCGAGGTCCTCGGGGGTAAGGCCGATCTTCTTTGCAATATCGTTGATGTGCTCGACTTTCGCGCTCTGTGCGATTTCGATGTCGCTCTTCATAATTCGAAAAACTTGCTCACCCTTTTTAATGATGATGTTGGATGCATTTTTTCGACCCTGTAATCCGTACGGAATACAGCCTTAACGGGGAGATTCGTCCGCGGGCAAAAATCAAAAAGGGAAAACACATCGGGAAAGATGGAATGAGTTATATAGTAGAGTTTGAGGGGACTTTGACGGATGCCGACGGATGCTTCGAGAAAGTGTTCTCCGAGGCCTTCGCACAGTTCAGCATCCCCTTCGAAAGGGAACGGCTGAAGGACTACGTCTCGCTTCCCCTGGACAAACTATTCTCCAAATACTATACAGGATGCACCTGCCGTTTCCGCGATTTCATGACCATGTACATCGGACTCTTCGACAGTCATTTCGGTCTCATCACTCCCATGGAAGAGAATCTTTCGAGGGTGAGAGAACTCATCCGCTCGGGAGCGAATGTTTCGGTCATCTCCGGTTGCTATGAGATGTACGTCAGAAGGTTCCTGGAGGAACACGGTATCTCTGTACAGCCTGTTGTATCCACGGATAGGACCAACGGGGGCATCCCCGACGGAACGATGCTCTCTATGTGCCTGTCGGACCTTCATGGTACTATAACGAAGTGTGTGGAAATGAATTCTCACACCCGTCACATTTTTTCGCACTTCGGCTTTCGCCTCGGTAATTCAGGCAATCGGTGACGTGCCAAGGATGTCGAACCCCATCCCGCGTCTAAGTACGTTCTCGCATGCGTTGTCGTCACGGTGTATGGTGAAACCGCAGAATCTGCAACGGAAGGTCTCTTCGCTGAACGGATCGTTCAGCATTCCGCATTTGGTGCAGATCCTGCTCGTGTAGGCGGGATTCACTGGAACTATCTCAGACCCGGTTTCTTCCCCCTTGTATCTGAGCAGTCTCATGAACGTCCCCGCGCTCGCATCGCGGAACAGTTTCCTTGATTCTTTGTTGTCCTGTAAATCAATAAGATCTCTGACGGAAAGGTCCTCCACGAAGATCTTCGTGCGATTCTGAGCTATCGATCTCGTAGCTTTCTGCAGAAGATCGTTCTTGCTGTCTCCGATCCTCTTAAGGAGATGATTCATATGACCCAGATACTTCCTGCGTTCCTCTGAACCCTTCTCCGTCTTCGATATCTTGCGTTGGATTCTGGCAAGTTTCTTCTCATTCTTCCTCATGGTACGGTGGTTCTCCACCACCGTACCGTCGGTGAGTGTGGCCACTCTCCTGGCACCCAGGTCAAGACCAACAGGATCAGGAGTTTCCGCATCCATGTACCATGTACGGTTATCAGGTATCTCGAGACATTCGCAGAAGATCGTGATGTACCATTTGTTGCTCTTACCCATCTTCTTCCTGGAGATGACGGCCTGTTTCATGCAATCAGTGGGAACTCTCTTGATGATGCTATTGTCAGAGGATCTGACCCAGCCTACGCCTCCGAGGAACATACGCGGTTTCTTTCCCTTGAACAATCCTTGGGTATCCAAGCGATATTTATTGTTCTCTGTATATGTGAACGAGTCGTATCTCCCGTCAGTCCTGAATCTGGGTTTTCCTGCGGAAGAATCATCTATCAAAGAATCAAACCAGCGTTGATATGCTTTGTATATCCTGCAGCCGACTTCTCTGACTGCAGAACCGTAAGCATCCCGTCTCCAGAGGTTGATCTCCCTGAACTCTCCTGCTTTTGCGGTGAGTTCGAATTCCGATGGGAACCTCGGAAGAGGGTTGGTATCCGTTTCGTACAGCGAAGCATCATCGCCCTCTTGTACACCCATGCTCTCGCGCCATTCATCGTACCTTTTAGTGAAGTCCCTGCAGTATTCGTTGAGATCGTTATAGGTGGCTCTGCAGGCGTGCAGGGTCAGTAACATCCTCTTCTCCTGTTCGGGTTTAGGGAAGAGCTGGATCTTCACGGTACGATACGGCATCATTCTAGATACGTTGTTTCGTGGTATATAAAGTTCACAGGGGGAGGTCGCCGAAAGTACCGAAAGTGACCGAAACTGAAATCTGATTGACCAAAAGACAACTCAATCAACCACTCGATTTCCACACACTTCGTTATAGAACCACCTTCATTCCGAACCCGGAGAAGCGGTACTGATCAGTTCCGATACACGTCTGAATGGCATTGCTTCAGAGATGGGAATCGGAACCGATTAAGATCAAAAGAGGAACGTAAGAATCAGTCTTCTTTCCTGAGGGAGCAGTGCTTGGTCTCTCCGCAGGTACAGTTCCTGTCGCCTCCGCAGCACTTCTCCTCGTGGAAGTTCTTGTAGCTGCCGTAGGCGGCGCAGATTATCACGGCGACGAGAATCAGGGCCACTATGATGGTGACTGTGTTCATGCGTGGATGATGTTCCCGAGAGATATTTAAAGATTCCTAAATTTGCTGGATTCAAATTTAGTGAAAACTAAAATTTCGGTTCAGGGGGTCCTAAAACCCCCTGAAAATGGGTTTAATTCTGCTCGTCCTGACGGATCGTGCAGTTAATCTTGGAGCAGCCTCCGCCGCACTTTCCCGCATGGGGGCAGGCATAGCAGAGGTCGTTGTTGCGCGCCATCCTGTACACGCGGTAGGCCGCATGTGCGAGGAGGAGCACCACGAGAGCTCCGACGACGAAGGTTGCCAAGTTCATATCACTCAGCCTCGGCCTTGGGTGCCTTTACCTTTCCGAGAAGAGCACAGATCCTCTCGACGGAATTGGGCACTGCAATCACGTACACAGGTACGATGATGGCGATTATCGCGAAGATAATCATCCAGCTGAATCCGCCCGTGCTTATCAGCCAGAACTGATAGAAGATGGCGGACACTCCGTATGCAGTTACACACTGGTAAAGAACCGCGACGAGGGTCTTCCTCCAGCTTCCGAGCTCCCTCCTCATGGCTCCTATGGCCGCGAAACAGGGTGCGCAGAGCAGGTTGAAGATGAGCATCGACATGGCGATTCCGGAAGTGGTGAAACTTGCGAGTGCGGCAGAGGTGATGAAATCATCGCCGTCGACAGCGGAGTTAATCAGGACCGCAACGGTTCCCAGCAGGTTCTCCTTGGCCAGCAGACCGGTGATGGTAGCTACGGAGAGCTCCCAGTGTTCGCCGAATCCGAGCGGCAGGAAGATCCAGGAGAATGCGTTACCGATGGCGGAGAGGTAGGACCCGGTGGTGGTGTTGTCACCGAGGTAGGTGAACCATTTTCCGTCGACGGTTCCGAACGATGCGAGCAGCCAGATGATGACCGCGGAGAGCAGGATCAGGGTTCCTGCCTTCTTGACGAAGGCCCAGGACTTCTCCACGACGGAGGTGATCACGTTGCCGGGCATGGGGCAGTGGTAGACGGGCAGCTCCATGACGAAAGGCGAGGGCTTTCCGATGAATCCAGGGAACTTCTTGAGGAAGAGACCGGACAGCAGGATCATGACGATACCCAGCAGATACATTCCGAGGGTAACGGCTGCGGATGCGTGGAAGAACGCCGCGATGACGACGGTCATGATGGGCAGCTTGGCGCTGCAGGGCATGAAGGTGGTGCACATCACGGAGACGTTCCTGTTGGATTCGTCCTCGATGGTCCTGGTTCCCATGATGGCGGGAACACCGCATCCGATACCGATGACGGCGGGGATGACGGCCTTTCCGGAGAGTCCGAAGCGGTAGAAGATACGGTCGAGCAGATACGCGACACGTGCCATGTAACCGCACTCCTCCAGGATGGCGAGGCAGAAGAACAGTACGATAATCTGCGGGAGGAATCCGATGACTGCTCCCACACCTCCGATGATACCGGAAATGATCAGGTCGTGGAGGAAGGGATCGACACCCGCATTCAAGAGGGCCTTTCCGAGATTGTGGGAGACCCATGCGTCGAATCCGTCGTTGATGAAGTCCACACCCATGGTACCGATGGTCTGCACGGAGATGTAGTAGACCACGTACATGATGGCAATGAAGATGAAGATACCTGCCACCCTGTTGATGAGGATGGAGTCGATCTTGTCGGAGAGCCTACTGCCGGAGACGGCATTCTCGGACTTGGTGAGACAGGTGGCCTGAATCCTGGACCCAGCATCATACCTGGCGGTGGCCACGATCTGGACGCCGTCGTCGTTGGCCTCCTTCTCGAAGGCGGAGACGATTTCCAGTCCTGCGTCGACCTCGTTCTTCTCGAGGCTCTCGAGGACCATGCTGTCCCTCTCGATGAGCTTGATGGATGCCCACCTGACGAGTTCGGGCCTGAGTCCCGAACCGATGGCTTCGGATACCTTGGTGACGCAGTCTTCCAACTGGGCACCGTAATCGATCTTGTTGGGGACCTTCTTGGAATCGTAGGCACGCTGAACCGCTTCTGCGATTGCTGCGGTTCCCTGTCCTTTGGTTCCCACAGTCTCGACGACCTCGCATCCGAGAACCTCGGAGAGCTTGGCCGCATCCACTTTCATACCGCTCTTCTCGGCGACATCGGTCATGTTGAGGATGACCACCATCGGGATGGCGAGATCCGCTACCTGGGTCAGCAGGTACAGACCCCTTTCGAGGTTGGATGCGTCGAGGATGTTGATGGCCACGTCGGGATTGTCGCTGGCGGTTCCGATAAGGTAGTCGCGGGAGACTACCTCCTCGGGGGAGTAGGGGGAGAGGGAGTAGATACCGGGCAGATCGACTACAAGGATCTTGTCCTTGGAGTATCCCCTGATGAATCCTTCCTTCCTCTCGACGGTGACACCGGGCCAGTTACCGGTCTTCTGGATGGAGCCGGTGAGTTTGTTGAAAACGGTTGTCTTTCCGCTGTTGGGGTTTCCGATAAGTGCTGCTGTAATCATTCAGATACCTCCTTGGCGGGGGTGATGATGTCGAGTTCGACGATGTCGGCCTCGACCTTCCTGATGGTGAGCCTGAAGCCCCTGAGCTGGATCTCGATGGGATCACCCAGAGGTGCTTTCCTGATGAGTTCGACCTTGGCTCCGCGGGTCAGTCCGAAATCGAGCATGCGCTTCCTAAGCTGTCCGCTGCCGGATACGTTGGTAACGACGGCGATGTCACCCACTGCCATGTCCTTGAAGGTGCTCATGATGCATTCCTCCTCTGGACGATGCGGTATACGACAAGTCCGATACCGATTACAAACAGGATGATAACAATCGCAGAAGTGATCCACATGTAGTAGAGTGGATAGTCTCCGAACTTGTTGCCGTCGACATCGCTCTCTGCCCAGCTGGCGGTGAGTGCGAGAGAGGAACCTGCGGTTGCAGAGACTCCGCTGTCGGCTCCGTCAACATAGATCTTTCCGTCAAGGAAGGTGATGCTGGCACAGTCGCCTGCGAACTCCTCGCTCTCTCCCTGGACCCATGCACCGAGCTCGTACCAGGGGTACTCGAAACCGCACTCGGGGAGTGCCATGGTGATGCCGGCGTAGGCGCTGAAGGACTCCATCTCCTGGTTCTGGTATTTGTCCTGGGGATAGGAGATCTCTCCCTTGGCGAAGGTGAAGGTGACACAGGGCATAGAGTCGTTGACGGCGGTGATATCCGAACCGTATCCGGTGTTGGTCGCTTTCAGAGACTCGGTGTACGCGGTGGCCTCCTCCTCGGACATCTCCTCGGAGGGTGCTGCTGCGATTAGGGTGAGTCCTGGGGGAAGGTTCTTGAAACAGTCCTTCTCGAAGTGGAACATAGAATCACAGAGAATCAGAGGTTTGGCGGCTGCAACGGAAGAATAGTTGTCCGTCACATCCTTTGCTGTCACGACGCCGGTGATTGCGTAGGCAACCTCTTCGACGGTGACTGTATTGAGAGAGATGTAGGCCCCGGTGAAAGCGGGATCGACGCCGTATACGGCCATCTCCTCTTCGGACTCTGTCTCATTTGTTATAACATATATGATGCCGCAGTATGCGTAAGCATCGGCGGTGACCTCCTTACCCTCGAGATAGAATGTCTTCTGACCATCGAGTTTCAAAGGTGCGTCTTCCTCCGCATCCGCCACAGGGCTGGTCAGGACCAGTAAGAAACTGGCTAAAACAAGTGCAAGGATTATAGCCGTCACGTACGCCTTCTTTCTGGCGGTTTCCGCGGCGGTTTGGTCTAACCTATTTTTAGGAATGACTAAATCCATGCCAACTGAATTTGTTAGGTAGTATTAAACCTCTTCTGTAAAATTTAGGTATGACTAACAAAGTTTGCTGGCCAAAGAGAGGAATCAATCGGTTCCGTCTATTTTGATGATCTGCGTGTTCTGACGCCTGCGCAGATTCTCCAGCAGCATGGCAGCCTCCGGATGCCCGCCTTTAGCCGCTTTGCCGATGTACTCGAATCCCTTCTGCGGATCGGCATGCACACCCTCTCCGTTCAGGTACATCCTTCCGATCTGGAAAGCGGCATCGGCATCGCCCGAATCCGCCAGCGGGAGGTAGAGGCTGAATGCCTTCTCCTTGTCCTGGGACACACCGTCCCCGGTGAAGTACATGGTGGCAAGGTTGAATCTGGCGATGGGGATCTGTTCGGCACAGCGGGAATACCATTCGGCAGCCAGGGGCTTGCCTCCTTCGACCTTCCCCTCGTAAGCGAAGACCGCGAGACGGAACATGGCCTCCGGGACCCCGAATCTTGCAGCCTGAAGGAACAGACCCTTGGCACGCTCCTCGTCAGCATCGATACCCATGTCGCCCTCATACATGCAGGCGAGCTTGAACGCTGCGGAACCGTCGCCGGCCTGTGCACCCTTGCCGTACATCTCAGACGCTTTCGCAGCGTCCCTCTCCGTCCCGACACCGTAGAAATAGAGGTCCCCGAGATAGTTGAAGGCAGGGGTGAACCCTCCCTCGCAGCACTTGGTGAAACATTCGAAGGCCTTGCCGGGATCGAAATAGGGCCCGTCCTCGGTGGAATACATATCCCCCAATCTGAACATCGCGGGGATGTTATCCTTTTCAGCGGCCTGACGGTAGAGTTCCACCGCTTTGGCGACGTCCTTCCCGACACCCTTGCCGGCCATGTAGAGCTCGGCAAGACCGAACATGCCCTGGGAATAACCGGCATCCGCCACGCTGCGGAAGAGGTCGGCCGCACGGCGGTTCTCCTCATCGGTGCTCTCCCTGGTGATTATCTGCACCGCTTCCACGCACAGCTGTTCGGCTTCCTTGGCATCCATGGACGTCTCTCCTATGCTACGTAGAATGATTGGTCCTATATCAGACCAACCGCAGGGCAAGTTTTATTAATTGAATAGTTGTTCAATTGAACAATCAATCAAACGATGGCGGCCCCCATGACAGAAAAAGACTGCGAATGCTGCGAGGACTCCTTCCAGGAAAAGATCCGCGAGGAGATGCTCGACGACGACACCGTGATGGAACTCTCCGATTTCTTCAAAATCTTCGGGGACAGCACCCGCCTGCGCATACTGTGGGCACTCCACAGCGCAGAGATGTGCGTACAGGGCATCAGCCTCGCGGTCGGGATGTCCGTTTCGGCGGTCTCGCATCAGCTTAAGACCCTCAAGGATGCCCATCTCGTCAAGTCCCGCAGGGAGGGCAAGCAGATCTACTACTCCATCTGCGACCACCATATCATGGAGATCCTCGACACCGCCCTCGAACACATCCGGGAGGAGTGACGGTGAGGCACGTCTACGGTATCGAGATCGACTGTGCCAACTGTGCCAGGAAGGTCGAGGAAGCCCTCAACCGGATGGAGGAGATCGACAGTGCGCAGCTCATCTACGTCGACAAGAGGATGATTGTGGAGGTCGCCGAGACCCACGAGGCCCACTTCGCCGAGATCGAATCCAGGATCAGGGAGATCGCCTGCTCGGTGGAATCCGATTTCAGGATGTGGGATTACGAAGAGGTCCCCAGCGAGGCCGAGGAGAACAGGTTCCTACCGATCCGCATTGCGCTGGGTCTTGTGTTCATCGCCTTCGGACTGATCCTCGAATACGCCCTTCCCGGTCTGGAAGCGGACCTGGGGAAGGAGGTCCTCTGCGGGGTGTTCTTCATCGGTCTGCTGGTGGTGGGATACGATGTCATCATCAACGCGGGGAAGACCCTGGTGAAAGGAGGATTCCTGGACGAGAACTTCCTCATGACGGTCGCCACCGTCGGAGCGATACTGGTCAGCCTCATAGGAGACCACGGTTACTGGACCGAATCCGTCGCGGTCATGCTGTTCTACCAGATCGGGGAGTACTTCCAGGACCGTGCGGTCGACAAGACCCGCAGTTCGGTCAAAGCTCTCATGGACCTGAAGGCTCCCTACGCCACCGTGGTCCGCCCCGACGGCATTGAGAGGGTCAGGACGGATGCCGTGGAGGTCGGCGAGATGATCATCGTCAGACCCGGCGAACTCGTGCCTCTGGACGGCATCATCGTGAGCGGTGAGACCTACGTTGACACCAAGGCCATGACCGGCGAATCCGTCCCCCGCCATGTCAGGAAGGGGGAGGAGGTGTTCAGCGGCTATGTCAACACCGAGAAGGCCGTGAAGATCGAGGTCACCAAGCGTTACAAGGACTCCGCGGCAGCCAAGATCCTGTCGCTCATCGAGGAATCTGCCACCAGGAAGTCCAGGTCCGAGAAGTTCATCACCAGGTTCGCAAGGGTCTACACACCTGTGGTCGTCGCCTGTGCGCTGCTCATCGCGATTATCCCCTCCGTCCTCTGGCCCGACAGATGGATCGACTTCGTCATCAAGGGACTGATCTTCCTGGTCGTCTCCTGCCCCTGCGCCCTGGTAATCTCCATCCCTCTGAGCTACTTCTGCGGAATCGGCAACGCTTCCAAGAAGGGAATCCTCATCAAGGGAAGCAACTACATCGAGGCCTGCTCCAGGATAGACACCGCGGTGTTCGACAAGACCGGTACCCTCACCAAGGGGGAGTTCACCGTCCGCAAGGTCGAACCTAACGGAATGTCCCAGGAGGATCTCCTGAGGTATGCGGGCAAGGCCGAGTCGCTCTCCACCCACCCTATCGCGAAGTCCATCTGCGAGTATGCGGACATCCATGTTCCGGACGAGGGCAGCGAGTCCACATACATCGCAGGGAAGGGCATCTCCGCCACCGTGGAAGGCAGGACCGTGGTGCTAGGCAACGCCTCCCTCCTGGAGGAGATGGGCATTGCATTCAATCCTTCGGAAGAACCCGGAACCCATGTGTACGCGGCCGTCGACGGCACCTATGCGGGACACATCCTCATCGCCGACACCCTGAAGGACGACGCTGTTCAGGCGATCCGCGACCTGAAGGGATTCGGCATCAGGACCGTCATGCTCACCGGCGATTCAGAGGTCATAGCAAAGCACATGTCCGATGATCTGGGTCTTGATTCCTACGAGGCCGAGCTCCTGCCCGAGGACAAGCTCGACAGGCTGGAATCGGTCATGGAAGGGACCGACGGTACCACCGTGTTCATAGGCGACGGAATCAACGACACACCAGCCCTCGCCAGGGCCGACGTGGGTATCGCCATGGGCGGACTCGGTTCCGATTCCGCGGTGGAGGCCGCGGATATCGTGCTGGTCGACGACAAGCCCTCCAAGGTTGCGGAAACCATCCGTATTTCGAAGAAGACCCAGAGCATCGTAATCCAGAACATCGTCATGGCTCTGGGCATCAAATTCGCGGTGCTCGCCCTGACCGCCTTCACCGACCTGGTGAACATGTGGGTGGCCATCTTCGGCGACGTCGGAGTGCTGATCATCGCCATCCTGAACTCCACCCGTGCCCTCGGCGGGCGCGGGCCGAGGGAGTGAAACCCCTTCCCGCCGTACAGGCGTCGCTATCTATTTTTAATAAGAATGGATACACCCGCATGGGATGCACAAATGAGGGTCGGTATCGACCTCGGTACGACGTACTCCGCCGTTGCCAGGTATAACGCTAAAACTTCAAGGACAGACATCATCCGCAACAAATACGAGAAGGATCTCACGCCGTCCGTCATCTGCTTCATGGATGACGGGTCTGTCCTCATCGGCGATGACGCCAAGGACATGCAGAGGGGCGGAGGCGGATGCATAGCCTCGGTTTTCAAGGTCAGCATGGGGACCCATGCGGCCTGCGCCGAACTTAACGGCAGGTCGTACACCGCCGAGGAACTCTCCCGCCTGATGGTCAGGGAACTCATCAGACAGGCGGAGGCCAGTGCCGGCGAGAAGATCGAGAGCGCAGTTATCACCGTACCCGCTTACTTCGACGACCTGCAGAGGTCATCCACCAGGGCCGCGGCCGAGAGCGCCGGGGTCACTGTCACCAAAATTATCAACGAACCGACCGCCGCTGCCATCTACTACGGCTACAAGCACTCCGAGGGCAAGAACATCCTCGTGTATGACCTCGGAGGAGGGACCTTCGACGTCACCATCGTGAACGTCAACAACAGCACCATCGATGTCATCGCCACCTGCGGCAACCACAACCTGGGAGGCAAGGACTGGGACGAGACCCTCCTGAACACCATATGCGACAGATTCTACGACGAGTTCGGAGAGGACCCCCGTACCGACATCAGGAAACGCTACGAACTCCTGGCGGACTGCGAGGATTACAAGAAATCCCTGGTCAACTACAGGAAAGCGACTGCCCACGTGGCCTTCGGGGACTATGTAGGCAGATACGAACTGTCCGTGGAGGATTT
The sequence above is a segment of the methanogenic archaeon ISO4-H5 genome. Coding sequences within it:
- a CDS encoding ferrous iron transport protein A FeoA; translation: MSTFKDMAVGDIAVVTNVSGSGQLRKRMLDFGLTRGAKVELIRKAPLGDPIEIQLRGFRLTIRKVEADIVELDIITPAKEVSE
- a CDS encoding TPR repeat-containing protein — encoded protein: MDAKEAEQLCVEAVQIITRESTDEENRRAADLFRSVADAGYSQGMFGLAELYMAGKGVGKDVAKAVELYRQAAEKDNIPAMFRLGDMYSTEDGPYFDPGKAFECFTKCCEGGFTPAFNYLGDLYFYGVGTERDAAKASEMYGKGAQAGDGSAAFKLACMYEGDMGIDADEERAKGLFLQAARFGVPEAMFRLAVFAYEGKVEGGKPLAAEWYSRCAEQIPIARFNLATMYFTGDGVSQDKEKAFSLYLPLADSGDADAAFQIGRMYLNGEGVHADPQKGFEYIGKAAKGGHPEAAMLLENLRRRQNTQIIKIDGTD
- a CDS encoding transcriptional regulator ArsR family — its product is MTEKDCECCEDSFQEKIREEMLDDDTVMELSDFFKIFGDSTRLRILWALHSAEMCVQGISLAVGMSVSAVSHQLKTLKDAHLVKSRREGKQIYYSICDHHIMEILDTALEHIREE
- a CDS encoding heavy metal translocating P-type ATPase, whose product is MRHVYGIEIDCANCARKVEEALNRMEEIDSAQLIYVDKRMIVEVAETHEAHFAEIESRIREIACSVESDFRMWDYEEVPSEAEENRFLPIRIALGLVFIAFGLILEYALPGLEADLGKEVLCGVFFIGLLVVGYDVIINAGKTLVKGGFLDENFLMTVATVGAILVSLIGDHGYWTESVAVMLFYQIGEYFQDRAVDKTRSSVKALMDLKAPYATVVRPDGIERVRTDAVEVGEMIIVRPGELVPLDGIIVSGETYVDTKAMTGESVPRHVRKGEEVFSGYVNTEKAVKIEVTKRYKDSAAAKILSLIEESATRKSRSEKFITRFARVYTPVVVACALLIAIIPSVLWPDRWIDFVIKGLIFLVVSCPCALVISIPLSYFCGIGNASKKGILIKGSNYIEACSRIDTAVFDKTGTLTKGEFTVRKVEPNGMSQEDLLRYAGKAESLSTHPIAKSICEYADIHVPDEGSESTYIAGKGISATVEGRTVVLGNASLLEEMGIAFNPSEEPGTHVYAAVDGTYAGHILIADTLKDDAVQAIRDLKGFGIRTVMLTGDSEVIAKHMSDDLGLDSYEAELLPEDKLDRLESVMEGTDGTTVFIGDGINDTPALARADVGIAMGGLGSDSAVEAADIVLVDDKPSKVAETIRISKKTQSIVIQNIVMALGIKFAVLALTAFTDLVNMWVAIFGDVGVLIIAILNSTRALGGRGPRE